A window from Nitrospira sp. ND1 encodes these proteins:
- a CDS encoding TldD/PmbA family protein: MTSSITPSWPKLTGRQEFEFLAELVMSHSTGDHTYLSLRDVHGGTTRFANNQVIQNVNQRRGALSITVAFGRQHGTASTTDFTAGAVRETLKQAECIARISPEDPEYLPPVGPQTYLSLPTSRPETSAAGPARRLDYAREAIGQCKMENLNAAGTVSSSTAIVGLAADTGLRAYEERTEARFSLTVQAGEATGWSAAAHRSIDRLHVQERTLAAIIKAKRGADEPRELPPGRYTVILEPAAVAGLLSWMIWMLDAKSFYKGTSPFSRKLNTRILDRRLSLFNQPAHADLLGHGFTSEGLPVIESSWIEAGVLNQLLHDRFTAQEHGIDPLTTLESPYLSGERPVGTRVDDLIRTTQRGILVTNFWYIRPVNPSDLTLTGMTRDGTFLIENGEITSAVRNFRFHESPLRAFNQVETYTAPVEAVTSETGKFLVPAMRINGFNFSSVTRF, encoded by the coding sequence ATGACGTCGTCGATCACTCCATCATGGCCGAAGTTGACGGGCCGGCAGGAATTTGAGTTCCTGGCTGAGCTGGTGATGAGTCACTCGACGGGTGACCACACCTATCTGTCGTTGCGCGATGTCCATGGCGGCACGACTCGCTTCGCGAACAATCAGGTCATTCAGAATGTGAATCAGCGGCGCGGCGCCCTGTCGATTACGGTGGCCTTCGGGCGACAACATGGCACGGCCAGCACGACGGATTTTACCGCCGGCGCAGTGCGGGAAACCCTCAAGCAGGCCGAGTGCATTGCCCGCATCTCTCCCGAAGATCCCGAATATCTTCCTCCCGTCGGGCCACAGACCTATCTATCGCTGCCGACCTCGCGTCCCGAAACGAGCGCAGCCGGACCGGCACGACGGCTCGACTATGCGCGTGAGGCCATCGGCCAATGCAAGATGGAGAATCTGAACGCGGCCGGAACGGTGTCGTCCAGCACGGCCATCGTGGGGTTGGCGGCTGACACGGGATTGCGGGCCTACGAGGAACGCACCGAGGCGCGGTTCAGTCTGACGGTGCAGGCCGGCGAGGCCACCGGCTGGTCGGCGGCGGCCCATCGATCCATCGATCGTTTGCATGTGCAGGAGCGCACGCTGGCGGCCATCATCAAAGCCAAACGAGGGGCGGACGAACCGCGGGAATTGCCGCCCGGCCGGTACACGGTCATCCTGGAGCCGGCGGCCGTCGCCGGGCTGCTGAGCTGGATGATCTGGATGTTGGATGCGAAATCCTTCTACAAGGGGACGAGTCCGTTCAGCAGAAAACTGAACACCCGGATCCTCGACCGTCGACTGTCCCTGTTCAATCAGCCGGCCCATGCCGACCTTCTCGGCCACGGATTTACGAGTGAGGGCCTCCCGGTCATCGAATCCAGTTGGATTGAGGCGGGGGTGCTCAACCAGTTGTTGCACGACCGGTTTACCGCGCAGGAACATGGGATCGATCCACTGACGACGCTGGAGTCTCCCTACTTATCCGGTGAACGTCCTGTCGGCACAAGGGTGGACGACCTCATCCGCACGACCCAGCGCGGCATCCTGGTGACGAATTTCTGGTACATCCGCCCCGTTAATCCGTCCGACCTGACACTCACCGGCATGACGCGGGATGGCACCTTCCTCATTGAAAACGGGGAGATCACGTCGGCCGTCCGGAACTTCCGGTTTCACGAGAGCCCCCTGCGGGCCTTCAACCAGGTGGAAACCTACACCGCCCCGGTTGAAGCGGTCACGTCGGAAACCGGGAAGTTCCTGGTGCCTGCCATGCGGATCAACGGCTTTAATTTTTCAAGCGTCACTCGATTCTAA